One genomic region from Muriicola soli encodes:
- the dut gene encoding dUTP diphosphatase produces the protein MKIKIINRSHHSLPEYETGSSAGMDLRARLENPVSLGPLERKVINTGLFLELPVGYEAQIRPRSGLAAKRGITVLNTPGTIDADYRGEIGVILVNLSHEAFVIEDGERIAQMVISSHERATWVEVQELSETSRGQGGFGSTGTR, from the coding sequence ATGAAAATTAAGATTATAAACAGGTCACATCATTCGCTTCCTGAATACGAAACAGGCTCATCGGCTGGGATGGACCTCCGTGCCCGACTTGAAAATCCCGTAAGCTTGGGACCTCTGGAAAGAAAAGTAATAAATACAGGCTTATTCCTCGAATTACCTGTAGGTTATGAAGCCCAGATCAGACCGAGAAGTGGCCTGGCTGCAAAGCGCGGGATAACGGTGCTTAATACTCCGGGCACCATTGATGCGGATTACAGAGGTGAAATTGGCGTGATTCTTGTAAACCTTTCCCATGAGGCTTTTGTTATTGAAGACGGTGAGCGAATCGCTCAAATGGTGATTTCCAGTCACGAACGAGCTACCTGGGTTGAGGTACAGGAATTATCTGAAACCAGCAGGGGCCAAGGAGGCTTTGGAAGTACTGGAACCCGTTAG
- a CDS encoding tetratricopeptide repeat protein, with protein MKWVYLFKLVLLMALVMPVRSIAQEEESAEISLEENTDEFQELFFEALKQKGIENYDKAINALLKCKEIDPQSHVVDHELAKTYQLNDQFALAQEYALSALNQHAGNLWYLNTYLSIVGLGESNFDSLKDQIPFDNVRLKENLIEILVDKKQYDLAKRVLKIMKKSGFTVRMTARMDDAQAQENQEEEVFQADESVKADDPLERLMNTLRTHLENEDYEALNTLSTEALEEYPLQPFLYYAKGLALNQASDFRQAADYLTMGLDFIYENDKLTLLFYTELAKAYKGLGDTPMANMYLSKMKNRS; from the coding sequence ATGAAATGGGTATATCTATTCAAATTAGTTCTTCTGATGGCTCTGGTGATGCCTGTCAGGAGTATTGCCCAGGAGGAAGAGAGTGCCGAGATCTCATTAGAAGAAAATACCGACGAATTTCAGGAATTATTTTTTGAGGCCCTTAAACAGAAAGGCATAGAGAATTATGACAAGGCTATTAACGCACTTCTAAAGTGCAAAGAAATTGATCCGCAGAGTCATGTTGTGGATCATGAACTGGCAAAGACGTATCAGCTCAATGATCAGTTTGCTCTGGCACAGGAATACGCTCTTTCGGCATTAAACCAACATGCTGGCAACCTTTGGTACCTCAACACCTATCTTTCTATTGTGGGTTTGGGTGAGAGTAACTTCGACTCCCTAAAAGATCAGATTCCCTTTGACAATGTCAGGCTAAAGGAGAATCTTATTGAGATTTTGGTTGATAAAAAGCAATATGATCTCGCTAAGAGAGTCCTGAAAATAATGAAAAAAAGCGGATTTACAGTTCGCATGACGGCCCGTATGGATGATGCTCAAGCACAGGAAAATCAAGAGGAAGAAGTATTTCAGGCCGATGAAAGTGTAAAAGCAGATGATCCATTGGAGCGATTGATGAACACCTTGCGTACCCACTTAGAAAATGAAGACTACGAAGCCTTAAATACGCTTTCAACTGAGGCTCTTGAAGAGTACCCTTTACAACCTTTTCTGTATTACGCGAAAGGATTGGCACTCAACCAGGCTTCGGATTTCAGGCAAGCAGCAGATTATTTAACAATGGGCCTCGATTTTATATACGAAAACGATAAGTTGACGTTATTGTTTTATACTGAGTTAGCTAAGGCTTACAAGGGTTTAGGTGATACACCTATGGCAAATATGTATCTTAGTAAAATGAAAAATAGGTCATAA
- the atpA gene encoding F0F1 ATP synthase subunit alpha: protein MAGVKAAEVSAILKKQLSGFEAKASLDEIGTVLQVGDGIARVYGLSNAQYGELVEFEGGLEGIVLNLEEDNVGVVLLGPSREIKEGTTVKRTQRIASINVGEGIVGRVVDTLGNPIDGKGPISGKTYEMPLERKAPGVIFRQPVNEPLQTGIKAIDAMIPVGRGQRELVIGDRQTGKTTVCIDTIINQKEFFDAGNPVYCIYVAIGQKASTVANIAKTLEDKGALAYTTIVAANASDPAPMQVYAPFAGAAIGEFFRDSGRPALIIYDDLSKQAVAYREVSLLLRRPPGREAYPGDVFYLHSRLLERAAKVIDDDAIAKNMNDLPEPLKPMVKGGGSLTALPIIETQAGDVSAYIPTNVISITDGQIFLEQDLFNQGVRPAINVGISVSRVGGSAQIKSMKKVAGTLKLDQAQFRELEAFAKFGSDLDAATLNVIEKGRRNVEILKQAQNDPFTVEDQVAIIFAGSKNLLRDVPVEKVKDFEQDYLEFLNAKHRDTLDALKAGKLTDEITDTLSAVCKDLVKKYKS from the coding sequence ATGGCAGGAGTTAAAGCCGCAGAAGTATCGGCGATCTTAAAAAAACAATTATCTGGCTTCGAAGCTAAAGCAAGCTTGGATGAAATTGGAACCGTTCTTCAGGTAGGAGATGGTATTGCCCGTGTTTACGGACTTTCCAATGCACAATACGGAGAGTTGGTAGAGTTTGAGGGTGGACTGGAAGGTATCGTTCTCAACCTTGAAGAAGATAACGTTGGGGTAGTATTACTCGGACCTTCAAGAGAAATTAAAGAAGGAACAACAGTAAAGAGAACTCAGCGAATTGCCTCTATCAATGTAGGAGAGGGTATCGTAGGAAGGGTAGTAGATACTCTCGGTAACCCTATCGATGGTAAGGGTCCGATCTCAGGGAAGACTTATGAAATGCCACTGGAGAGAAAAGCTCCCGGGGTTATCTTCCGTCAACCTGTAAACGAGCCACTTCAGACAGGAATTAAAGCGATTGACGCTATGATTCCAGTAGGTCGGGGGCAACGTGAATTGGTGATTGGAGACCGTCAGACTGGGAAAACCACAGTTTGTATCGACACCATCATCAACCAAAAAGAATTCTTTGATGCCGGCAATCCTGTATATTGTATCTATGTGGCCATTGGACAGAAAGCCTCAACAGTTGCAAACATTGCAAAGACTCTTGAAGATAAAGGAGCTTTAGCTTATACTACTATTGTAGCCGCCAATGCTTCAGATCCTGCACCTATGCAGGTTTATGCCCCTTTCGCAGGTGCAGCAATCGGTGAATTCTTCAGGGATAGTGGTCGTCCTGCTTTAATTATTTACGATGACTTGTCTAAACAGGCCGTTGCATACCGGGAGGTTTCATTATTGCTTAGACGTCCACCGGGACGGGAAGCGTATCCCGGAGATGTTTTCTACCTCCATTCAAGGTTGTTAGAAAGAGCAGCAAAGGTTATCGATGATGATGCTATTGCAAAGAACATGAACGATTTGCCTGAACCCCTTAAGCCAATGGTTAAGGGAGGAGGGTCTCTTACAGCATTACCTATAATTGAGACTCAGGCTGGTGACGTATCCGCATATATTCCAACCAATGTGATCTCTATTACAGACGGACAGATATTCCTTGAGCAGGATTTATTTAACCAAGGTGTCAGACCCGCAATTAACGTTGGGATATCCGTATCACGGGTAGGGGGATCAGCTCAGATTAAGTCGATGAAAAAGGTAGCGGGAACCCTGAAGTTAGACCAGGCTCAGTTCCGCGAACTGGAAGCGTTTGCGAAATTCGGCTCCGATCTTGATGCCGCAACGCTCAATGTAATTGAAAAAGGTCGAAGGAATGTTGAGATCCTGAAACAGGCCCAGAACGACCCCTTTACGGTTGAGGATCAGGTAGCGATCATATTCGCCGGATCCAAAAACCTCTTAAGGGATGTGCCGGTTGAAAAGGTAAAAGATTTTGAACAGGATTATCTGGAATTCTTAAATGCCAAGCACAGAGATACACTTGACGCCTTAAAAGCTGGTAAACTTACTGATGAAATTACGGATACATTATCAGCTGTTTGCAAAGATTTGGTCAAGAAATATAAAAGCTAA
- the atpH gene encoding ATP synthase F1 subunit delta, whose amino-acid sequence MNEARAAARYAKAILDFAIEQKKTDILEKDMRAITETIGTSKELREMLASPVLKGEMKKKALLSVFKGTDVITEGLIDLLLQNKRIGLLNEVAIKYIILNENLKGQGVAFVTTAVPLSGELEKRVLKEVSKLTGNKVVLKNKVDKSIVGGFILRVGDLQYDASISNKLNSIKREFTKSI is encoded by the coding sequence ATGAACGAAGCAAGAGCGGCAGCGCGTTATGCCAAGGCAATTCTGGACTTTGCGATTGAGCAGAAAAAGACCGATATCCTGGAAAAGGATATGAGGGCTATTACTGAAACTATCGGCACAAGTAAGGAGTTAAGAGAGATGCTGGCGAGTCCCGTTTTAAAGGGAGAGATGAAGAAAAAAGCTCTGCTGTCTGTCTTTAAGGGCACTGATGTTATCACCGAAGGTCTGATCGATTTGCTGCTTCAAAACAAAAGAATCGGCCTCCTCAATGAGGTAGCCATCAAATATATTATCCTCAATGAAAACCTTAAAGGACAGGGTGTAGCTTTTGTGACTACTGCAGTTCCGCTTTCGGGAGAATTGGAGAAGAGGGTTCTGAAAGAAGTATCTAAACTTACAGGCAACAAAGTTGTGCTGAAGAATAAGGTTGATAAAAGCATCGTTGGCGGATTTATCCTTAGAGTAGGGGATTTGCAATACGATGCGAGTATCTCTAATAAATTAAATTCCATTAAAAGAGAATTTACAAAAAGCATATAA
- a CDS encoding DUF4292 domain-containing protein, with translation MEMIKGVGIKFGLGIMLLAMVLSCKSTKVLSDQTLDAKLPARTIIRNHYKNTVDFKTLTGRLKIDFSDGASNQSLGVSLRMEKDKAIWLSAPLGVVKAMITPNRVTFYNKLENNYFDGNFEYLSRLLGTELDYNKVQNLLLGEALFDLRDDRYEVSLNTTSYELKPAKSIELFKTLFMIYPGSFKLASQQISQPLQKRLLEIRYKDYQEKNNKIVPNSVGILAIDNNQRNVIDIEYRNIEFNTKVSFPYKIPNGYEKIVLN, from the coding sequence ATGGAGATGATAAAAGGTGTGGGTATAAAATTTGGGTTAGGGATAATGCTATTAGCTATGGTATTATCCTGTAAATCCACAAAGGTTCTTTCTGACCAAACTCTCGATGCAAAATTACCGGCGAGAACAATTATCAGGAATCACTATAAAAATACAGTCGATTTTAAAACACTTACCGGAAGACTGAAAATAGATTTTTCTGACGGAGCATCCAATCAGAGCCTGGGAGTAAGTCTCAGAATGGAGAAGGACAAAGCCATTTGGTTAAGTGCCCCATTGGGGGTTGTAAAAGCCATGATTACTCCAAACAGGGTGACCTTCTACAATAAATTGGAGAACAATTACTTTGATGGCAACTTTGAATATTTAAGTCGATTGTTAGGAACGGAACTCGACTATAATAAAGTGCAAAATCTCTTACTCGGGGAAGCTCTTTTTGACCTGAGGGATGATCGATACGAGGTAAGTTTAAATACCACTTCCTATGAACTTAAGCCGGCAAAGTCGATAGAGTTGTTTAAAACACTTTTTATGATTTATCCCGGAAGCTTTAAACTTGCTTCACAGCAGATTTCACAACCCCTTCAAAAGAGACTGCTCGAGATCCGATACAAGGACTATCAGGAAAAAAATAATAAAATTGTTCCAAATTCTGTTGGAATACTGGCCATAGATAATAATCAGCGGAATGTTATTGATATTGAGTATCGCAATATTGAATTCAATACTAAGGTGAGTTTTCCGTATAAGATCCCCAATGGTTACGAAAAGATTGTTTTGAATTGA
- a CDS encoding lipopolysaccharide biosynthesis protein translates to MSLFQKLFKQTFIYGLATVLPRMLSFILVPLYTQVMPTGSYGEVTLIFAWFAIFNVILAYGMETAFFRFYNSEKNTTQVISTSLISLTGTTFVFTFLALIFQDQLALFLNIEGQFIKYVIFILALDALAIIPFALLRAKQNPKRYAIIKILNVAINLSLNVFFLLLLPGLAQDNSEGVLGMIYRSDFEISYIFISNLIASGFTLLLVSPTYKLPNYSFDRNLWAKMIRYGLPVMIAGIAFTINEVFDRIMLSELLPAAIAKSEIGKYSACYKIALFMTLFATAFRLGIEPFFFSHSKTENPQRAYAQITNYFVVLGSVILLAVVVFSDPLKVLIVRNSDYWEAMPVVPIIVLASFCLGIYHNLSVWYKVTDRTRFGAYISITGAVITIVINYLFIPSIGYYASAYATLAAYASMMLISYYFGRKYYPIPYNFRKICFYMGISILFSVLSFYVFNGNIIIGSLFLLVFLLLVYKLEYALLKRIFIRNEN, encoded by the coding sequence TTGAGTCTGTTTCAAAAGTTATTTAAACAAACCTTTATATATGGATTGGCAACAGTCTTACCCAGAATGCTGTCATTTATACTGGTTCCTCTTTATACCCAGGTAATGCCCACCGGATCTTATGGAGAAGTCACCCTAATCTTTGCCTGGTTTGCCATATTTAATGTAATTCTTGCCTATGGGATGGAAACAGCATTCTTCCGCTTCTATAACAGTGAGAAAAACACCACCCAGGTAATATCCACTTCCCTTATTTCCCTTACAGGAACTACCTTCGTATTCACTTTTTTAGCCTTGATTTTTCAGGATCAATTGGCCTTATTCCTCAATATTGAAGGACAGTTTATCAAGTATGTCATTTTTATTCTCGCTCTTGATGCTCTTGCGATTATTCCCTTTGCACTATTAAGGGCAAAACAGAATCCTAAACGCTACGCAATCATCAAGATCCTGAATGTGGCGATTAACCTCAGCCTTAATGTTTTTTTCCTGCTTCTACTGCCGGGTCTTGCACAAGACAACTCAGAAGGAGTGCTGGGCATGATCTACAGAAGTGATTTCGAGATCTCATACATTTTTATTTCCAATCTGATCGCAAGTGGATTTACGCTTCTGTTAGTCTCACCAACCTATAAACTGCCTAATTATTCATTTGACAGGAATTTGTGGGCAAAGATGATCAGATACGGACTTCCGGTTATGATAGCGGGTATTGCCTTTACAATAAATGAAGTATTTGATCGAATAATGCTCTCTGAACTCCTGCCTGCTGCCATAGCGAAAAGTGAGATCGGAAAATATTCTGCTTGTTATAAGATCGCCTTGTTTATGACCTTGTTCGCGACAGCATTCCGACTCGGAATAGAGCCTTTTTTTTTCAGCCATTCCAAAACGGAGAACCCACAACGGGCATATGCCCAGATCACTAATTACTTTGTGGTATTAGGGAGTGTAATCTTGCTGGCGGTCGTTGTTTTTTCTGATCCCTTAAAGGTCTTGATAGTTCGAAATTCGGACTACTGGGAAGCCATGCCCGTGGTTCCTATTATTGTCTTAGCTAGTTTTTGTCTGGGGATTTACCACAATTTATCCGTCTGGTATAAGGTAACTGACCGCACCAGATTTGGGGCTTATATTTCTATCACCGGAGCTGTAATTACCATAGTGATCAACTATCTGTTTATTCCTTCAATTGGGTATTACGCATCTGCCTACGCCACCCTTGCTGCTTATGCGAGTATGATGCTGATCTCGTATTATTTCGGGCGTAAATACTATCCGATCCCTTACAATTTCAGGAAGATTTGCTTCTATATGGGAATTTCAATTCTATTCTCAGTTCTTTCATTCTACGTTTTTAACGGGAATATAATAATTGGGTCACTCTTCCTTTTAGTATTTTTACTTCTGGTATACAAATTGGAATACGCCCTTCTCAAACGAATCTTTATAAGAAATGAAAATTAA
- the atpG gene encoding ATP synthase F1 subunit gamma yields MANLKEIRNRIASVSSTMQITSAMKMVSAAKLKKAQDAITAMRPYANKLTELLQNLSGSLDADTGSAYAEERPVNKVLLVAITSNRGLCGAFNSNIVKESISLMSNTFKDQEVHFVTVGKKGTDLLKKKNKVIADHSKVYDDLSFDNVAQIAEELMDYYLDGSYDKIVLVYNKFKNAATQILMTEQFLPIVAEKSESKNSVDYIFEPEKEQIVMELIPKSLKTQLYKAVRDSFASEHGARMTAMHKATDNASELRDQLKLTYNKARQAAITNEILEIVGGAEALNN; encoded by the coding sequence ATGGCAAACCTAAAGGAAATACGGAATAGAATAGCTTCGGTTTCTTCAACCATGCAGATCACCAGTGCCATGAAAATGGTATCTGCTGCTAAGTTGAAAAAAGCACAGGATGCGATCACCGCCATGCGTCCGTATGCCAATAAATTAACTGAGTTATTGCAAAACCTAAGTGGCAGCCTGGATGCTGATACGGGAAGCGCATATGCAGAAGAGCGTCCGGTAAATAAAGTACTTCTTGTTGCTATCACTTCAAATCGCGGCTTATGTGGGGCCTTTAATTCCAATATTGTCAAGGAGAGTATTTCACTAATGTCGAATACCTTCAAAGATCAGGAAGTTCATTTTGTGACCGTTGGAAAAAAGGGAACCGATCTACTGAAGAAGAAGAACAAAGTGATAGCAGATCACAGCAAGGTCTATGACGACCTTTCTTTTGACAATGTGGCTCAAATTGCTGAGGAATTAATGGATTACTACCTCGATGGGTCGTACGATAAGATTGTATTGGTTTACAACAAGTTTAAGAATGCAGCCACTCAGATTTTAATGACAGAGCAATTTCTCCCAATCGTGGCGGAAAAGTCGGAGTCAAAAAACTCGGTGGATTACATTTTTGAGCCTGAAAAGGAACAAATCGTGATGGAACTCATTCCAAAATCACTAAAAACCCAGTTGTACAAAGCAGTGAGGGATTCTTTTGCCAGTGAACACGGCGCCCGAATGACGGCAATGCACAAGGCGACAGATAATGCTTCAGAACTGAGAGATCAGTTGAAATTGACATACAACAAGGCTCGACAAGCGGCAATCACTAACGAAATCCTTGAAATCGTAGGAGGTGCGGAAGCGTTGAATAATTAA